The following coding sequences lie in one Peromyscus maniculatus bairdii isolate BWxNUB_F1_BW_parent chromosome 3, HU_Pman_BW_mat_3.1, whole genome shotgun sequence genomic window:
- the C3ar1 gene encoding C3a anaphylatoxin chemotactic receptor has protein sequence MESSSADTNSTATYSPPLFKPQDIISMVILILTCLLGLPGNGLVLWVAGLKMKRTVNTVWFLHLTLADFLCCLSLPFSLAHLILQGHWPYGLFLCKLIPSIIVLNMFASVFLLTAISLDRCLMVHKPIWCQNHRNVRTAFIICACVWVVAFVMCVPVFVYREVISIDDRTLCTYHVDSHEPFDYGDYMYDIDLPESNSTYNSSAQLTGQMDDRPSSSQIGDHLWTAVTSLQSQAFQRSSEDPLPLDSARLSSQPPHYSVKAPGVLIATTPSGFPVEDHRTNTQNPDAFLSAHIQISPPASGSYASHPEQSQDFQDDYFAQSTYNNHALTPLEAMTITRLVVGFLVPLFIMVACYSLIVFRMRKTNFTKSRSKTFQVALVVVTVFFVCWTPYHIVGVLLLIDDLGTPLRQAVLSWDNMSIALASANSCFNPFLYALLGKDFRKKARQSIKGILEAAFSEELTHSTSCTQDKASSKRNNMSTDV, from the coding sequence ATGGAGTCCTCCTCTGCTGACACCAATTCAACTGCCACATACTCACCACCTCTGTTTAAACCCCAAGACATTATCTCCATGGTCATCCTCATCCTCACTTGCCTACTGGGACTGCCAGGCAATGGGCTGGTGCTGTGGGTGGCTGGCCTAAAGATGAAGCGGACTGTGAACACAGTTTGGTTTCTCCATCTCACCCTGGCCGACTTCCTCTGCTGCCTCTCCTTGCCCTTCTCCCTGGCTCACCTGATTCTCCAAGGACACTGGCCCTATGGTTTGTTCCTATGCAAACTTATCCCATCCATCATCGTCCTCAACATGTTTGCCAGTGTCTTCCTGCTCACCGCCATTAGCCTGGACCGCTGTCTGATGGTGCACAAGCCAATCTGGTGCCAGAACCATCGGAATGTGAGAACGGCCTTCATCATCTGCGCATGTGTCTGGGTGGTGGCCTTTGTGATGTGTGTACCAGTATTTGTATACCGAGAGGTGATCAGTATAGATGATCGTACTCTATGTACCTATCATGTTGATTCCCATGAGCCCTTTGATTATGGGGACTACATGTACGACATAGACCTCCCAGAAAGCAATTCTACTTACAACTCCAGTGCTCAGCTAACAGGACAAATGGATGACAGGCCTTCCTCTTCACAAATAGGTGACCACCTTTGGACAGCTGTCACCAGCCTCCAGTCACAAGCATTCCAAAGATCTTCTGAAGATCCACTCCCTCTAGATTCAGCAAGACTGTCTAGTCAACCACCCCATTACAGTGTAAAAGCTCCCGGTGTGCTCatagccaccacacccagtgggTTTCCTGTTGAAGATCACAGAACCAACACACAGAACCCCGACGCTTTTCTCTCTGCTCATATACAGATTTCCCCTCCTGCTTCTGGCAGTTATGCATCTCACCCTGAGCAGTCACAAGATTTCCAGGATGACTATTTCGCCCAGTCCACGTATAACAATCATGCACTAACACCTCTGGAGGCAATGACCATCACAAGGCTGGTGGTGggcttcctggtgcccctttttaTCATGGTGGCTTGTTACAGCCTCATTGTCTTCCGAATGCGAAAAACCAACTTCACCAAGTCTCGGAGCAAAACCTTTCAGGTGGCCCTGGTGGTGGTGACTGTCTTTTTTGTCTGCTGGACACCATACCATATTGTTGGAGTCCTTTTATTGATTGATGACCTAGGAACTCCTTTGAGGCAAGCTGTGTTATCTTGGGACAACATGTCCATTGCTTTAGCATCTGCCAATAGTTGCTTCAACCCCTTCCTTTATGCCCTTTTGGGGAAAGACTTTAGGAAGAAAGCAAGACAGTCCATAAAGGGCATTCTGGAGGCAGCCTTCAGCGAGGAGCTCACACACTCTACCAGCTGTACCCAGGACAAAGCCTCTTCAAAAAGAAACAATATGAGTACAGATGTGTGA